The following coding sequences lie in one Zingiber officinale cultivar Zhangliang chromosome 2B, Zo_v1.1, whole genome shotgun sequence genomic window:
- the LOC122048382 gene encoding uncharacterized protein LOC122048382, translating into MTRTSKDKLFELDPEIERTFKALRIQEKTSEDSEITLSHSDISMADHSRTMKELAAPDEAFKYSCITYPTLEGDFELRSGLIHLLPKFQGLSGEDPNRHLHEFHVVCSTMKPQGYITSWIDMKKAFLEKFFPASRTATIRKSICGIQQVVGETLYEYWERFKKLCASCPQHQISEQLLVQYFYEGLLPMDRSMIDTAAGGALVNKTPEQARELISNMAENSQQFGSRALTTRGVGEVQMFSNEQKEIRNSLLELTSLVKQLALNNVNQTSTLPSTQFPYQSRGVCGICSSQDHDSELCPNLHQDESLAAFSRAQFSQKYDPYSSTYNPEFPAASTKFPAAIPTFSEIISNSQCQPATQFQQQQTLPAPSRLSLTQGGSSNALNSEFQQTKLEELMQHMLQQQQNQQRTDSAIQNIERQIGSGRRISEFLSEGKAAENFPELQQSNSSSEEIQEDQSVPNSSSIPNLIDPLDLEHSQRGGSLIPEISSSSYPTEQFPAELPNPSKSGNLGIQNSVQEGLEPSIPLPFPQRKTQPRKNVEEERAKEFKELRNLKS; encoded by the exons ATGACCAGGACTTCGAAGGACAAATTATTTGAGTTAGACCCAGAGATTGAGAGGACTTTCAAGGCTTTGAGAATTCAAGAGAAAACTTCAGAAGACTCTGAGATTACTTTATCACATTCAGATATTTCCATGGCTGATCATAGCAGAACAATGAAGGAGCTTGCAGCTCCTGATGAGGCTTTCAAGTATTCATGCATCACTTATCCAACTTTAGAAGGGGATTTTGAGTTGAGATCAGGGCTGATTCATTTACTTCCTAAATTTCAAGGGTTGTCTGGAGAAGACCCAAATAGACATTTGCATGAATTCCATGTGGTGTGCTCAACCATGAAGCCACAGG GATATATTACCtcttggattgatatgaagaagGCTTTCTTGGAGAAATTCTTTCCGGCTTCAAGGACTGCTACTATCAGGAAAAGTATCTGTGGTATTCAACAAGTGGTGGGAGAGACACTTTATGAATATTGGGAGAGATTCAAGAAGTTATGTGCAAGTTGTCCTCAGCACCAAATTAGTGAGCAGTTACTAGTTCAGTACTTCTATGAAGGATTATTGCCTATGGACCGAAGTATGATAGATACGGCAGCTGGAGGAGCTTTGGTGAATAAAACTCCAGAACAAGCTAGAGAGCTCATTTCTAATATGGCAGAAAATTCTCAACAATTTGGAAGTAGAGCTTTAACTacaagaggagtaggtgaggtgCAAATGTTTTCTAATGAACAAAAGGAGATAAGGAATTCATTGTTAGAGTTGACATCTTTGGTTAAACAATTGGCATTGAATAATGTTAATCAAACTTCCACTTTGCCTAGTACACAGTTTCCATATCAATCAAGGGGAGTTTGTGGTATTTGTTCTAGCCAAGATCATGATTCAGAGTTATGCCCTAATCTTCATCAAGATGAGTCTTTAGCGGCATTTTCTAGAGCTCAATTTTCTCAAAAGTATGATCCTTATTCTTCTACTTATAATCCTG AGTTTCCAGCAGCCTCAACAAAGTTTCCAGCAGCCATTCCAACCTTCTCAGAGATAATTTCA AACTCACAATGCCAGCCTGCAACTCAATTCCAGCAGCAGCAAACACTTCCAGCACCTTCAAGGTTGAGTTTAACTCAAGGTGGTTCTAGTAATGCTTTAAATTCAGAGTTTCAGCAGACAAAACTGGAAGAATTGATGCAACATATGTTGCAACAGCAACAAAACCAGCAAAGGACAGATTCAGCAATTCAGAATATAGAAAGGCAGATTGG GAGTGGAAGGAGAATTTCGGAATTTTTAAGTGAAGGAAAAGCTGCTGAAAATTTTCCAGAATTACAGCAGTCTAACTCCAGCAGTGAAGAAATTCAAGAAGATCAGAGTGTTCCAAATTCGAGTTCTATTCCAAATCTAATTGATCCATTGGACTTGGAGCATTCACAAAGAGGAGGGAGTTTGATTCCAGAAATTTCCAGCAGCTCATATCCAACTGAACAATTTCCAGCAGAATTGCCAAATCCCAGCAAATCTGGAAATTTAGGAATTCAGAATTCTGTTCAAGAAGGTTTAGAGCCAAGCATTCCATTGCCTTTTCCTCAACGAAAAACTCAACCAAGGAAGAATGTAGAAGAGGAGAGAGCTAAGGAATTTAAAGAGCTAAGGAATTTAAAGAGCTAG
- the LOC122049231 gene encoding trans-resveratrol di-O-methyltransferase-like: MAELMRGHGHLWNIIFSYVNSMALKCAAELGIADVIHRHGQPLPLSVLLTKLSILPSRTDSFRRLMRLLVHSGLFASSTAGDEEEEAYALTPISASFLVTSKADNMSPFVLTILDPVIVNPGYCLSRWFTSAAEPPTAFDLFHGKSLFELTGNNPEFNVTFNLGMAADASFMAKLILKQVGDDVFRGLRSLVDVGGGIGVMATAIAQAFPQIKCAVFDLPHVVSSLQGNPTVAAIAGNMFEFVPPADAVILKWILHDWNDEDCVRILRNCKKAIPPKEEGGKVIIIEMVMKLENEEDGSIHDETTETQLLLDVHMMVPVPGKERSEAEWKSIFIAAGFSDYTISPISGLRSLIQLFY; this comes from the exons ATGGCTGAGCTAATGCGAGGCCACGGCCATCTTTGGAACATCATCTTCAGCTACGTCAACTCCATGGCCCTCAAGTGTGCCGCCGAGCTCGGCATCGCCGACGTAATCCATCGACATGGCCAGCCTCTTCCTCTCTCCGTTCTGCTTACCAAGCTCTCCATTCTCCCTTCAAGAACCGACTCATTCCGCCGCCTCATGCGCTTGCTCGTCCACTCCGGGCTCTTCGCGAGCTCCACTGCCGGCGATGAGGAAGAAGAGGCCTACGCCCTCACCCCCATCTCTGCCTCCTTTCTCGTGACCAGCAAAGCAGACAACATGTCCCCGTTCGTGCTCACCATTCTCGACCCGGTAATTGTCAACCCCGGGTACTGCTTGAGCAGGTGGTTCACCTCCGCCGCCGAACCACCCACCGCCTTCGACCTCTTCCACGGGAAGTCATTGTTCGAGTTGACCGGAAACAACCCCGAGTTCAACGTTACTTTCAACCTGGGCATGGCCGCCGATGCCAGCTTTATGGCGAAATTGATCCTCAAACAAGTCGGCGACGACGTCTTCCGGGGCCTGCGATCGCTGGTGGACGTTGGAGGAGGGATCGGCGTGATGGCCACCGCCATCGCCCAAGCCTTCCCGCAGATCAAGTGCGCCGTGTTCGATCTCCCGCATGTTGTGAGTTCGCTTCAGGGAAACCCAACGGTGGCAGCCATCGCTGGCAACATGTTCGAGTTTGTCCCCCCTGCAGACGCAGTGATTCTCAAG TGGATATTGCATGACTGGAACGACGAAGACTGCGTGAGGATACTGCGAAATTGCAAGAAGGCGATTCCTCCAAAGGAGGAAGGAGGGAAGGTGATAATTATTGAAATGGTGATGAAATTGGAAAATGAGGAGGATGGAAGTATTCATGACGAAACGACAGAGACGCAGCTTCTGTTGGATGTGCACATGATGGTGCCTGTGCCAGGGAAGGAGAGGAGCGAAGCAGAATGGAAAAGTATCTTTATAGCTGCTGGTTTCTCAGACTACACCATCTCACCAATCTCGGGCTTGCGTTCTCTCATCCAGCTCTTCTATTGA